A window of Mytilus trossulus isolate FHL-02 unplaced genomic scaffold, PNRI_Mtr1.1.1.hap1 h1tg000138l__unscaffolded, whole genome shotgun sequence contains these coding sequences:
- the LOC134700346 gene encoding sodium- and chloride-dependent creatine transporter 1-like encodes MEKCRNERVTWTRSLDFVISCIGFAVGMGNIWRFPYLCYRNGGGAFFIPYIIMLVCGGIPVFMLEVGLGQYMSQGGLHAWNIAPLFKGIGIAMTVILFLMNIYYIFIMAWAVFYFIMSLTATLPWSHCNNSWNTERCYSGEKWNFTCPGNNCTVNLTSVDSTVEFWERRVLQITDGIDKPGGLVWETVLCLLFVWIMVYFIVWRGIKWSGKVVYFTALFPYLILTTLLIRAVTLDGAIYGIKYYLTPDFSRLSDPQVWIDGGTQIFFSYAVALGCMITLGSYNKFHTNFYRQCMVIASVNSGTSIFGGFVVFSVLGFMAKQQNVDISDVVDAGPGLAFITYPKAVTQMPVSQLWAALFFFMIFLIGIDSQFVAVEGFTANVMDSLPKRFNTPKSRMVIVAGYCFVSFLIGLCMTSRGGMYVFQLFDYYSASGMVLLFVCFMESIVIGWVFGADKFYDIIELMIGYRINKWLLICWKFLTPAITMGILMFQIITFKPIKYNNTYVYPEWAQAFGVMLAAVSIICIPTYIIFKLLKSEGSLIERFVSTKTPILKASRIPQKWKADKSQLFWACEDDLDGNSMPLSETFVDA; translated from the exons ATGGAGAAATGTAGAAATGAGCGAGTTACATGGACACGATCATTGGATTTTGTTATTTCTTGTATAGGATTTGCTGTTGGTATGGGAAATATTTGGCGCTTTCCATATTTGTGTTACAGAAACGGCGGAG gagCCTTTTTCATTCCTTACATTATAATGTTGGTATGTGGCGGAATTCCAGTATTTATGTTGGAGGTCGGGCTCGGACAGTACATGAGTCAAGGTGGCTTGCATGCATGGAATATTGCACCATTGTTTAAag GTATAGGTATTGCTATGACAGTAATACTTTTTCTGATGAACATTTATTACATCTTTATCATGGCATGGGccgttttttatttcataatgagTTTGACAGCAACATTACCGTGGTCTCACTGTAATAATTCATGGAATACTGAGAG GTGTTATTCTGGCGAGAAGTGGAATTTTACCTGTCCTGGAAATAACTGTACAGTAAATTTGACATCTGTTGATTCAACTGTAGAATTTTGGGA GAGACGTGTTCTACAGATTACAGATGGTATCGATAAACCAGGCGGATTGGTTTGGGAAACAGtcctttgtttattatttgtttggaTTATggtgtattttattgtttggaGAGGAATAAAGTGGTCAGGCAAG GTTGTTTATTTCACAGCTCTATTTCCATACTTGATACTGACAACATTGTTAATAAGAGCAGTAACATTAGATGGTGCTATCTATGGGATTAAATATTATCTAACCCCAGACTTTAGTCGACTCTCTGACCCGCAG GTTTGGATTGACGGCGGAACACAGATCTTTTTCTCATATGCCGTTGCACTAGGCTGCATGATCACCCTTGGCAGCTATAACAAGTTCCATACTAATTTTTACAG GCAGTGTATGGTGATTGCATCGGTGAATAGTGGCACCAGTATTTTCGGTGGATTTGTTGTTTTCTCTGTGTTGGGTTTTATGGCTAAACAACAAAATGTTGATATATCAGATGTTGTGGATGCAG GTCCGGGACTTGCATTTATAACTTATCCAAAGGCTGTTACACAGATGCCTGTATCGCAATTATGGGCAgctctttttttcttcatgattTTTCTGATTGGAATTGATAGTCAG tttgTAGCGGTAGAGGGATTTACTGCAAATGTTATGGATTCTCTTCCTAAACGTTTCAATACCCCGAAGTCTAGAATGGTTATAGTGGCAGGCtattgttttgtcagttttctAATCGGTCTATGTATGACATCGAGA GGTGGCATGTATGTTTTCCAACTGTTTGATTATTATTCTGCGAGTGGAATGGTATTGTTGTTTGTATGCTTTATGGAGTCAATTGTCATTGGATGGGTTTTCG GTGCAGACAAGTTCTATGACATTATCGAGTTAATGATTGGGTATAGAATCAACAAGTGGCTTTTAATATGTTGGAAGTTCTTAACACCAGCTATAACTATG ggtatattgatgtttcaaataaTCACATTCAAACCAATAAAGTACAATAACACATATGTATACCCAGAGTGGGCCCAAGCATTTGGAGTTATGCTTGCAGCGGTATCTATTATATGCATTCCAACGTATATAatctttaaattattgaaatcagAAGGTTCTTTAATTGAG CGATTCGTTTCCACGAAAACACCAATACTGAAAGCTAGtcgaataccacagaaatggaAAGCTGATAAAAGCCAGTTGTTCTGGGCTTGTGAAGATGACTTGGACGGAAATTCCATGCCGTTATCTGAGACGTTTGTCGATGCTTAA